The sequence AATCCCACGCCACCGGAGGAGGCAGCGAGCTTCCTCCGGCAGACGGAGGTCTTTTCGTGAAGATCCTCTTCGTCGCGTCCGAGGCGGCGCCCTACGTGAAGACGGGCGGGCTGGGCGACGTGATCGGGGCCCTTCCCCGGGCGCTGGCCGGGCGCGGGCACGACGTGATGGTCATCATCCCTCGCTACGGCGTCATCGACGGGCCCCAGTTCGGCCTGCGGGACACCGGTCGGCGCGTCGAGGTGCAGTTTCCCAACCTGAACGCCGGCGCGCACATCCACGTGCACGCTCCGGCGGAGCGTCTGCGGTACCTCTTCCTCCAGAATCCCTGGTACGACCGCCGCGAGCTCTATGGCGAGGGCGCCAAGGACTACCGCGACAACCACAAGCGGTTTGCCCTTCTCTCCGCCGGATCGCTGGAAGCGGCGCGGCAGTGGAACTTCATTCCCGACGCGATCCACGCCCACGACTGGCAGGCGGCGCTGGTGCCGCTGATCGTCAAGCGCGGGTGGGCGGGCAGGCCGTCGCCGGTCCGCGCCCGCTGCGTCTTCACCATCCACAACATGGCGTACCAGGGCGTCTTCCCGCGCGAGGCGATGAGCGAGCTCGAGCTGCCGGCGGATCTCTTCAACCCCGACGCGTTGGAGTTCTACGGCAAGCTCAACCTCATGAAGGCGGGTCTGGTCTTCGCGGAGAAGCTGACCACGGTCTCACCCACCTACGCGCGCGAGATCGTCCACAGCAACGAGGTCGGCGCGGGGCTCGAAGGGCTCTTGCGGCACCGCCAGGGCGACCTGACCGGCATCATGAACGGCGTCGACTACGACCGCTGGAGCCCGGAGAAGGATCCCCTGATCCCGCAGCATTACTCGCCCCAGGATCTGTCGGGGAAGGCGGCCTGCAAGGCGGCGCTGCAGCAGGAGGTGGGTCTCGATCCGGCGGCCGGGACGATGCTTTGCGCGACGATCGGCCGGCTCGCGCACCAGAAGGGTTACGACGTCCTCGCCGAGACCGTGCCGAGCATGATGGAGCGCGGCGTCCAGCTCCTCTTGCTCGGAACCGGCGACGCGGTGTTGGAGGAGCAGTTCGCGGCCCTCGCGACCCGGTATCCAGGCCACGTCTCCGCCCAGCTCCGCTTCGACGACAAGCTGGCGCACCGCATCGAGGCGGGTGCGGACGTGTTCATGATGCCGTCGCGCTTCGAGCCCTGCGGCCTCAACCAGCTCTATTCGCTGCGCTACGGGACGCTGCCGCTGGTTCACGCCGTGGGTGGCCTCAACGACAGCATTTCCGAGGGACCGCAGGGGTGGGGATTCCGCTTCGAGAAGGAAAGTCCGGCAGGTCTTCTCGAAGCTCTGGACCGGGCGCTCGTGCTCTGGCGCGACAAGGCCGGCTGGCGCGCCGCGCAACAGAGGGCGATGGCCCGCGACCACTCCTGGGAGCGGGCGGCCGGCCAGTACGAAGCTCTGTACCGCATGTAACCGTCGGCTTGCGCCCGAAAAAACCCCGCGCTACAATCTTGATGAAATTGAGACGCATTCTCAATTTCACCCCCGGGGCGCCTTGATCCTCTGCATCTGCCACTCCGTGACCGACCGCGAGATCGACGCCCTGATCCGCGACGGCGCCCGCTCCCTCGCCGAGGTGTCCCGCGCGAGCGGCGCCGGCGGCGACTGCGGATGCTGCCGGCGGATCATCGAGCAGCGCATCGACCGCGCCTGCAGCGGCAACTGCGCCGATTGCCCTCGCCGTGACCCTGAGCTAGCTTCCGCCGCTCTCTGATCGGAGGGGGCTCATGAAAGGCGACAAGCAGGTCGTTACGCTGCTCAACGACGTGCTCACGGCCGAGCTGACCGCCGTCAACCAGTACTTCCTCCACGCCCGCCTCTGCCACCACTGGGGCTTCGATCGCCTCGCCGAGAAGGTGCGCAAGGAGAGCATCGAGGAGATGAAGCACGCCGACGAGCTCATCGACCGGATCCTCTACCTCGAGGGACTGCCCAACCTGCAGCGGTACGGGAAGGTCAACGTGGGCCAGACGGTGCCCGAGCAGTTCCAGCTCGACCTTCAGGTCGAGTACGACGCGGTGAAGCGGTTCAATGACGGGATCGAGGCCTGCCGCAGCGCAGGTGACAACGGGACCCGGGAGATGCTCGAGCGCATGCTCCGCCAGGAGGAGGCCCACGTCGACTGGCTCGAAACCCAGCAGGAAACCATCAAGCAGATTGGCGTCGAGCGCTATTTGTCCGAGCAGATCAAGTGATCTGGCGCTGAAGACCTAGACTCGGGTCTCTTTGGGGAGCTGCGAGAGATATTCCTCGACGAGCTGCTTCTGTTTGTTTTCGTCGAGATTCATCTGCACAAGGCGGCTGGCGGCCTCGATGGCCAGGTCCACCGTCTGCGAGCGGAGCTCGGCGAGGGCCTGCCGCTTCTCCTCGTTGATCGTCTTGCGCGCCGCCTGGAGCAGGTCCTCGCTCTCCTTCTTCGCCTGCGCCATCAGCTCGGCCTTCGCGGCTGCCACTTCCTGCTGGTTTCGTCGGATCAGCTCCGCCGCCTCCGCGCGCGCCTTTTCCAGCGTCGCCTTCATCTCCGCCGACGCGGCCTCGGCCGCGGCGCGTTCCCTCTTCGCCGACTCGATGGCCTCGGCGATGGCCCTCTCCCGCGTCTCCAGCATCTGGAGGATGGGGCCCCAGGCGAACTTGCCGAGCACCACCAGCAGGATGAGGAAGGTGAGCGCGGTCCAGAAGCTCAGCGCGAAGTTGACGTCGGTCAGGCCCGCTGCGACGACCATCGGAAGTCCTCCATGAAGCGGGGGCCTTGTATCACAGGCCCCCGCCCGCTGCTGGCTCTCAGGTCTTCACGGCCAGGATGATGCACACCACCTCGGCGAACAGGGTGACGCCTTCGATGAGCGCCGCCGCGATGATCATCGAGGTGCGGATGTCGCCGCCCGCGGCCGGCTGGCGGGCGGTGCCCTCCATGGCGGCCGCGGCGAGGCGGCCGATGCCAAAGCCGGCGCCGAGCACCGCGAGTCCGGCGCCGATGCCCGCAGCGAAGTAGCCAAGCGAGAACTGGTTCATGTCAGACTCTCCACTTCCAAGGATGCCTCTGGCCCCGGCGGCGGGGAGCGGCATGTTGTCGCGGGGTGTGGACCCGAGGCCGCCAGAAGCCCAGCCCGCGTCTTCGCCGAACGGCGAAAATCAGTGTGCGTGCTGCGTCATCCCGATGAACAGCGCGGACAGCATGGTGAACACATAAGCCTGCACGAGTCCCACGAACAGCTCGAGCATGAAGATGCCGAGCGCGAACGCCACCGACACCGGCGCAACGTAGACGGAGAGGAACAGGGTCAGCGCGATGAGGAAGAAGATGACGATGTGTCCCGCCACCATGTTGGCGAAGAGACGGACGGTGAGGGCGAACGGCTTGGTGAAGAGTCCGAAGAACTCGATCACGAACATCAGCGGCCAGAGGGCCCCGGGGACGCCGGAGGGAACGAGGTGCGTCCAGTAGCCGACCGCGCCCTGCGCGCGCATGCCGGCGATCTGCGTGAGCACGAACGTGAAGAGCGCGAGGACGACGGTGACCGAGACGTTTCCCGTCGCCGTCGAGATGCCGGGAAAGCCGCCGAACGCCGGGATTGGCAAGAGGCCACAGAGGTTCATGAAGAGGATGAAGAAGAACGCCGAGCAGAGATAGGGCGTGTAGAGATTCGCGTGGTGGCCGATGTTCTTCACCGAGATCTCGTCCCGGATGAACATCACGAACGTCTCCAGCAGGTTGTACCCGCCGCTGGGGATCACCGCGCGCTTGCGGGCGCCGAGGCCGACGACGATCAGCAGGATGCCGGCGGCGATCCACATGTTGATCACGTGCTTGGTGATGTCGAGGCGGATGTAGCGGTGGCCGGCCCAGAACCCGAGCGGGACCACGACCTCGTCCTGGACGTGCTCGAAGATGTGCTCGGCGATGCCACCCTTGTGCTCTTCACCGCTCTTCTCGTGCTCGCCCTTGCGCTCTGCCCCGGGAGCTACTTCCTGATGGCCCAGCGTCGCGCCGTGCTCGCTCGCCGCCGGGCGGTTGGTGTCGCGCACCGGAACACCCTGCCGCTGATGGCCGGGTTGCGCCTGCGCAAGCAGAAGGGTCGCGAGAAGGACGATCATGGAGTGGCTCCCTGCGGCCTCGAGCTGGCGTGGACGAACAGCACCTCGATCACCTGGGTTGCGGCATACAGCGTAAAGAAGGCGGCGGCGAACACCAGCGCCGGATTGCCGCGAGCGCCGGACGCGATCAGCCCCGCCGCGACCAGCGCGGCGCGGCAGAGAAATCCGATGGAGAATGCGGCCAGTACGCCGGTTCCACCCTTGGC is a genomic window of Deltaproteobacteria bacterium containing:
- a CDS encoding ATP synthase F0 subunit C is translated as MNQFSLGYFAAGIGAGLAVLGAGFGIGRLAAAAMEGTARQPAAGGDIRTSMIIAAALIEGVTLFAEVVCIILAVKT
- the bfr gene encoding bacterioferritin, producing MKGDKQVVTLLNDVLTAELTAVNQYFLHARLCHHWGFDRLAEKVRKESIEEMKHADELIDRILYLEGLPNLQRYGKVNVGQTVPEQFQLDLQVEYDAVKRFNDGIEACRSAGDNGTREMLERMLRQEEAHVDWLETQQETIKQIGVERYLSEQIK
- the glgA gene encoding glycogen synthase GlgA gives rise to the protein MKILFVASEAAPYVKTGGLGDVIGALPRALAGRGHDVMVIIPRYGVIDGPQFGLRDTGRRVEVQFPNLNAGAHIHVHAPAERLRYLFLQNPWYDRRELYGEGAKDYRDNHKRFALLSAGSLEAARQWNFIPDAIHAHDWQAALVPLIVKRGWAGRPSPVRARCVFTIHNMAYQGVFPREAMSELELPADLFNPDALEFYGKLNLMKAGLVFAEKLTTVSPTYAREIVHSNEVGAGLEGLLRHRQGDLTGIMNGVDYDRWSPEKDPLIPQHYSPQDLSGKAACKAALQQEVGLDPAAGTMLCATIGRLAHQKGYDVLAETVPSMMERGVQLLLLGTGDAVLEEQFAALATRYPGHVSAQLRFDDKLAHRIEAGADVFMMPSRFEPCGLNQLYSLRYGTLPLVHAVGGLNDSISEGPQGWGFRFEKESPAGLLEALDRALVLWRDKAGWRAAQQRAMARDHSWERAAGQYEALYRM
- the atpB gene encoding F0F1 ATP synthase subunit A yields the protein MIVLLATLLLAQAQPGHQRQGVPVRDTNRPAASEHGATLGHQEVAPGAERKGEHEKSGEEHKGGIAEHIFEHVQDEVVVPLGFWAGHRYIRLDITKHVINMWIAAGILLIVVGLGARKRAVIPSGGYNLLETFVMFIRDEISVKNIGHHANLYTPYLCSAFFFILFMNLCGLLPIPAFGGFPGISTATGNVSVTVVLALFTFVLTQIAGMRAQGAVGYWTHLVPSGVPGALWPLMFVIEFFGLFTKPFALTVRLFANMVAGHIVIFFLIALTLFLSVYVAPVSVAFALGIFMLELFVGLVQAYVFTMLSALFIGMTQHAH
- a CDS encoding (2Fe-2S)-binding protein, with translation MILCICHSVTDREIDALIRDGARSLAEVSRASGAGGDCGCCRRIIEQRIDRACSGNCADCPRRDPELASAAL
- the atpF gene encoding F0F1 ATP synthase subunit B: MVVAAGLTDVNFALSFWTALTFLILLVVLGKFAWGPILQMLETRERAIAEAIESAKRERAAAEAASAEMKATLEKARAEAAELIRRNQQEVAAAKAELMAQAKKESEDLLQAARKTINEEKRQALAELRSQTVDLAIEAASRLVQMNLDENKQKQLVEEYLSQLPKETRV